The sequence below is a genomic window from Felis catus isolate Fca126 chromosome A2, F.catus_Fca126_mat1.0, whole genome shotgun sequence.
ACAAggacctaagtgtccatcaatccCCAAGCCATTCATTCTGTCCAAAGACCCTTCCTTCCCCAGTATACTGACAGGAGCTGCACATGTAGGAAAACTGAGGGCTGGGTGTTAAAACAGGACCAGCCTGAGACCACACTTTGCAGGGGTTGAGCCCGGGccagaggggtgaggaggggcccCCATGCCTGCCACCACTCACCTTCCTGGCTCTCCCCCAGGCACTGCAGGGCAGGGTTGCCATGCCGGATGTCCTGCCTGCGGAACCGGCGCTTGCTGGTGCCAGGCCGGTAGCGGGTACAGGAGGCACCGTCCCAGGCACAGTATGGGTCCCGGGCCAGGCAGCACTCAGCACAGGCACTGCCGTAGGTTTCACAGTGGTGCAGCTGCAGCCGAGCCACGCCCAGCCTCGAGCCCACGTACAGCATTTGCTGGGGGGGGGACACAAGCAGAGCCAAGGTGAGCCTGGGCCCCACCTAGAAGCAACTAGGCTCTTGGCCCTCTTGGGCTTCCTGAGACTTCCACCATTTTCAGGCAGTCTTCCAGAACCTCTTGAATGTATCCCCAGAAGCCAAAAATGTTGATCACCCACCTGATATGCACCAGATCCTGTTCTAGGACACGGAAGGAAGGCACGGGGCAGACCTGGGGGGCTCTTCTCTAAGGGGTTTCTCCAGGCCCTTCCTGCTGCTGACTTTTGCCCTCAACCTCAATAACCTTTATCCTGACTTGCCTCTGACCTTAGAGGTGCACTCTGCCTCAAGCAATCCTAATACAAAAGTTGGGATTTACCCAAAGATAAACTGGGGCAGAATAACTTGAGGAGATTTTGCCACTTGCAAAAGGACATAGCAGGCCTCTAAAAAGTGGCTCTCCCCTATTTGATTtaaattacaggggtgcctgggtggctcagtaggttgagtggccaacttcggctcaggtcatgatctcaaggtctgtgtattcgagccccgcatcaggctctgtgctgacagcctggagctgctttggattcggtgtctccttctctctctgcctctccctgacccatgctcagtctctctctctctctctctctctctctctctctctctctctctctctctctctctcaaaaaaaaaaaaaaagaataaacattaaaaaattttttttcaataaaaaaattgcGGATTTTGTTTCCAAGCATGTTTCTGTCTCCCCAGAGGGACTGGCCTTTGTGGCTCTCCCCTTATCTGAACACAGTCTCACTTACTCAGGATTCCCACTGCCCACTGGTTTCATGCGTGGGATCTCAGCTCCCCGCCGGACCCTCAAGCCTCGTTGCAAGGCCTAATCAGGCATCCCCAGGGCCTGTTGCGGCACCTTCCGGAAAGCGGCCTTGCTCAGAGCTTCAGGTGAGGGgttagagggagaaggagggagggatggcagCTGCTCTTACCCTTTTGACAGAGATCTCCATCTCAGTGATGGGTGTCGGCacctggggaaggagcagggtcTCAGGGATGGGTGGGTTGGGGCCAGACCTCCCCTGCATCCCTGCTTTcggcctcctccagcccctgcatGGGAGCCACCTATCTCCCAGCCTGGGTCAGTGCACTCCCTGGCAACTAAGGCCAGACGGTCTTTCGCAGACCTCGGGTTATTAGAAAGGTCCCCTCACCCTGGCTGGCCTCCAAGGAGCACAAAGCTCCAGtgtcccctcccacagccctgctTTCCAGCAATGAGGCAGCTGTCCCACATCACCCATCCCATGTTGGGAGCACAGCAGTCCCCCAGATGCACGTGATGCCCTGCCTCGCTCTGTAGTTGGGGGGCCAACAGAACCCCGTGGGGACTTGGGGTCTCAGCCACCCCCTCACTGTTGCTTGAGCCTGGCAGGGCTTTGTCAAGGGGTGATCACCTTGGAcgcccctccctgggccctccGACTTTTCTCTGGGCCCCACAGCCAGATAAACGCATGAGCAAGGCCCTGCGGCAGCCAGTGTCTCACTTGCACTTCCCACTGGCTGCAGGTTCAGTAAAGACAGGCCTATCTCCTCGTATTTTGCTCCTCTGTCCCCGTGGCCAGGCCTAGACCCAGCAGTGGAGCTGGAGGGGACCCCTCCCATCAGTTCCCCCTTTCCCAAGACCCCACTCACCTTAAACACCTGGAGTTCCTCCAAAACCACCTCCTCGGACTCAGTGGAGGCCCCACCCTGGAGGGCGATGACCTTGAGCACGGAGCCCGAgtctggggcagggcaggagggagggatcaGTGGGAGAAGGAGtggcctgccccaccccccaaccagAGGCACACCTCCCCAGCCCGTCCACCCCACTCAGCCCACCCACCAGTCCCCAGGAAGATGACGTCGTAGGTCCCGTCCTCTGCCTCCACACGGTCCACCACAATCTGGCGCAACTGCTGGGCCAGGTGCGTTTTGACAAGGACAGGGCGGCCCTGCTGTGGCCGCACGGGCCAGAACATAAGTGGGTGGGCTCGGGCAAACTGCAGCACCTCATCTGGGTAGTTCTTGGTGCTGCCAAAGGGTCGTCCTGGCTGCGCTGTCATCTTGCTGGGGCACTGTGAGCGGCAGCAAAGGGAGCACCTGAAACATCCTGGGGCCacacatcccccaccccagcctgttTCCAGGCCCCACTGCTGGGCATGCCCACCTTGGGGGGGACTGCTCTTGCTATAACAGAGACTCCTTAATGTGGCAGGGCTCTGCTCCCCTCCTTACCCCACCTGGTTCCCCTGGAGTCCCAGCTCGACCACAAGATCATCCCAAGGTACGGTCCCTCTGGTATCGGCTCAGCCCTCTTCCCTGGCCTGGCTTCCAGGCAGATACTCACCACTCCAGGGCGAGGGAAGGGCACCTTGCCCCCATAGGGTCCCCACTGGTGCTGGGGACCATCTTGGTGGGCAAAGGGTCCCCTGAAGACCTCCCAGATATCCTCCATGTGGTACACACAGACGGCAAAGCCCTGGAACACAGCACTGCCAAGGGCGGACAGGGACAGTCAGGCCAGGGTGGCTGtcacaggtggggagggggcaacCTATCCATGGACAGGACAGAGGATGATGGTGCTTGAAGTCAACAGAGACTGAAAAACGAGGACACCcaggcagagacaaagagagggagatatacACAGAGCCTCAGAGTTATTGagttggagacagagacagggacccACGGTAAAGTTGGGACACGCAAGCAGAGGCTCAGCAGAGGACGCTAGGAGTGCAGAGACTGGAACCAGGGGTGGGGGTTGTGAGGGGAGGCCCATGCGCCCACCTGACTGTGCTGAACAGGGCGTACACCTCAAGGGTCTTCCCTGCGCTGGGCCACAGCAGGAACACATCCTCTGGGAGACAGAGGGCCACAGTCAATGCCCCCCGCTCACTGACTCTGAGCCCTCCGCACCCATACCCAGGCCTGCCTCTGGCCATGCCCTCACCCAGCTGGTCAAAGTGGGTCTCGGCACCACCAGGGCCAGGCACTGAGCACACCAGCCTGGCCTTGAGAAAGGTGCTCCATTTGTTCACCAGCACTCGCTGGCCACCGGCGTCATTCTGGGGGTGGAAGGCCAGAATCAGCCCTGAGCCCCAGGGGGTGGGGCCCCCTCCTGTTCCTCCACCCTCACCCTTGCAGGCAGAGGCTTGGATGTTGGCTTCACacccttgcctcagtttccctctgctGCTGGTGGGGATGGGCGTAGGAAGGGGGTGCGGTGAGGATCTGAACCTCACCGCCTCTTCACAGCTCTCACCACGCAGACACGGCCCACGCGGCTGACCGTGACACGGCCTGGGCCACCATCGGGCGAGGGCACGGTTTCCGAGAAGAAGAAGTACACCTTGTCATCATCCTGGTCAGAGTTGTCGGCAATCCGGGCGGCCATCACAAACCGGGGGTCTGGGAGGTAACAGGGTGCagctggttggggggggggcgccttacgggggaggatggggaggttGCTGAACCCAGCGTGGAGGGCAAGAGGCACAGGGACCCCACGGGAGGCTGGGGTCCCAGGGAGTAGAGTAGGGTTGGGCCATCCCCACTCCAGTGCCAGCTCTCCTACCTCCCTGCTGGTGCCAGGGGCAGATCccagccagccctgccctgggcagaCCCTGGGCTCACCGTGAAGGAGGTTCTGGTCAGAGTCAGAACGTAAAGCTGGTCGGGGACCCCCAGTCCGGAAGATCATGGCCTCGCGCCCCAGGAAGTCAGCCGTGAGGCCTGTGTACAGCTCCCCACctgggtgagggtggggcagaaTCAAGGGAGGAGGGCCAGGCCCCATAGCTGGCCCCATTGCTTCCCAAGGACATCGGCAGGCTCCCCCCCCTCCTTGTGCCCGCCCGGGCCTGGGCATCACCCACCTACAAAGGTGCTGGCGAAGGGACTGCTGGGCTCATGTGGACACCGCCCCCGCCCACTTTGCACACTGCTGGGCTCCAGGTGGAGCACGTGCTGCccgagagggaggaagggagggaagggtgtcACCTAGGAAAGCAGCACCAGCCCCCCGCCCGGGTAGTGGCCATCGCGTGCAGCGatgagagtgggggtgggcagaaggCGCCCTCATTCAGGGCCTCGCCAAAGGGGTCAGCCTGGCACAAAGATGCCTTTCAGGCCCCTGACCCCTCTGCCCCAAGCCAGGCTCAATGAGGAGCGTTCAGACAGCAGGGAGGAA
It includes:
- the SEMA3G gene encoding semaphorin-3G isoform X1, giving the protein MAPSAWAICCMLGGLLLLGGSPSPGPSVPRLRLSYRDLLSANRSAVFLGPRGSLDLRAMYLDEYRDRLFLGGRDAIYSLRLDQSWPDPREVLWPPQPGQKEECVRKGRDPLVECANFVRVLQPHNRTHLLACGTGAFQPTCALITVGHRGEHVLHLEPSSVQSGRGRCPHEPSSPFASTFVGGELYTGLTADFLGREAMIFRTGGPRPALRSDSDQNLLHDPRFVMAARIADNSDQDDDKVYFFFSETVPSPDGGPGRVTVSRVGRVCVNDAGGQRVLVNKWSTFLKARLVCSVPGPGGAETHFDQLEDVFLLWPSAGKTLEVYALFSTVSAVFQGFAVCVYHMEDIWEVFRGPFAHQDGPQHQWGPYGGKVPFPRPGVCPSKMTAQPGRPFGSTKNYPDEVLQFARAHPLMFWPVRPQQGRPVLVKTHLAQQLRQIVVDRVEAEDGTYDVIFLGTDSGSVLKVIALQGGASTESEEVVLEELQVFKVPTPITEMEISVKRQMLYVGSRLGVARLQLHHCETYGSACAECCLARDPYCAWDGASCTRYRPGTSKRRFRRQDIRHGNPALQCLGESQEDEATGPVAATTVYGTEHNSTFLECLPKSSQAAVHWFLQRPGGQGPDQVKTDERVLQTEQGLLFRRLSQLDAGIYTCKTLEHGFSQTVVRLALEVIVATQLNGLFPRDPRPEETPGWGGLGSTPSKAWYKDILQLIGFANLPRVDEYCERVWCPSRSRGKQAKGKSWAGLELGKKVKSRGQTERNRTPREVEAT
- the SEMA3G gene encoding semaphorin-3G isoform X3, whose amino-acid sequence is MAGSPGGPVATTARTEGGVCSQGKRSFGGVRQFCAGPTAPQPDPPAGMWHWGLPAHLCPHHGWASWGGGELYTGLTADFLGREAMIFRTGGPRPALRSDSDQNLLHDPRFVMAARIADNSDQDDDKVYFFFSETVPSPDGGPGRVTVSRVGRVCVNDAGGQRVLVNKWSTFLKARLVCSVPGPGGAETHFDQLEDVFLLWPSAGKTLEVYALFSTVSAVFQGFAVCVYHMEDIWEVFRGPFAHQDGPQHQWGPYGGKVPFPRPGVCPSKMTAQPGRPFGSTKNYPDEVLQFARAHPLMFWPVRPQQGRPVLVKTHLAQQLRQIVVDRVEAEDGTYDVIFLGTDSGSVLKVIALQGGASTESEEVVLEELQVFKVPTPITEMEISVKRQMLYVGSRLGVARLQLHHCETYGSACAECCLARDPYCAWDGASCTRYRPGTSKRRFRRQDIRHGNPALQCLGESQEDEATGPVAATTVYGTEHNSTFLECLPKSSQAAVHWFLQRPGGQGPDQVKTDERVLQTEQGLLFRRLSQLDAGIYTCKTLEHGFSQTVVRLALEVIVATQLNGLFPRDPRPEETPGWGGLGSTPSKAWYKDILQLIGFANLPRVDEYCERVWCPSRSRGKQAKGKSWAGLELGKKVKSRGQTERNRTPREVEAT
- the SEMA3G gene encoding semaphorin-3G isoform X2, which translates into the protein MAPSAWAICCMLGGLLLLGGSPSPGPSVPRLRLSYRDLLSANRSAVFLGPRGSLDLRAMYLDEYRDRLFLGGRDAIYSLRLDQSWPDPREVLWPPQPGQKEECVRKGRDPLHVLHLEPSSVQSGRGRCPHEPSSPFASTFVGGELYTGLTADFLGREAMIFRTGGPRPALRSDSDQNLLHDPRFVMAARIADNSDQDDDKVYFFFSETVPSPDGGPGRVTVSRVGRVCVNDAGGQRVLVNKWSTFLKARLVCSVPGPGGAETHFDQLEDVFLLWPSAGKTLEVYALFSTVSAVFQGFAVCVYHMEDIWEVFRGPFAHQDGPQHQWGPYGGKVPFPRPGVCPSKMTAQPGRPFGSTKNYPDEVLQFARAHPLMFWPVRPQQGRPVLVKTHLAQQLRQIVVDRVEAEDGTYDVIFLGTDSGSVLKVIALQGGASTESEEVVLEELQVFKVPTPITEMEISVKRQMLYVGSRLGVARLQLHHCETYGSACAECCLARDPYCAWDGASCTRYRPGTSKRRFRRQDIRHGNPALQCLGESQEDEATGPVAATTVYGTEHNSTFLECLPKSSQAAVHWFLQRPGGQGPDQVKTDERVLQTEQGLLFRRLSQLDAGIYTCKTLEHGFSQTVVRLALEVIVATQLNGLFPRDPRPEETPGWGGLGSTPSKAWYKDILQLIGFANLPRVDEYCERVWCPSRSRGKQAKGKSWAGLELGKKVKSRGQTERNRTPREVEAT